Proteins encoded within one genomic window of Rhizobium favelukesii:
- a CDS encoding pyridoxal-dependent decarboxylase, exosortase A system-associated: MSAHPSIDMFDVAEDCLAVGGVRLDRLADRVGTTPFFAYDRRLITARVAYLRSVLPKDVKLSYAIKANPMPAVVQHLAGLVDSFDVASAFEMKTALDTVVPSSSISFAGPGKTAIELAQAVAAGVTIEMESESEASRIIEAGNRLGIRPRVALRVNPNFQVKGSGMKMGGGPQQFGVDAEEVPSLLEKLASADLDFLGFHVFAGSQNLHSDILCEALSRNVELLLDLSGKYGHSVRYLNLGGGFGIPYFEKDRSLDLVPVGKRLTELVENTIRPLLPGAKIVIELGRYLVGESGVYVTRVVDRKVSRGRVYLVVDGGLHHQLAASGNFGQVIRRNYPIVIGNKMNSIEREIVSVVGCLCTPLDLLGDNVSLPPADVGDLVVVFQAGAYGLTASPTAFLGHPMPPEVLV; this comes from the coding sequence GTGAGCGCACATCCTTCTATCGACATGTTCGACGTTGCTGAAGACTGCCTGGCTGTCGGCGGAGTCCGCCTGGATCGTCTCGCCGACCGCGTCGGAACGACACCCTTCTTCGCTTACGACCGCCGATTGATAACCGCGAGAGTGGCCTATCTCCGCTCGGTTCTGCCGAAGGACGTCAAACTCAGCTATGCCATCAAGGCGAACCCGATGCCGGCAGTGGTTCAGCACCTGGCGGGACTTGTCGATTCATTCGATGTCGCTTCCGCATTCGAAATGAAAACCGCGCTGGATACCGTGGTGCCTTCCTCCAGCATCAGTTTTGCCGGACCCGGCAAAACGGCGATCGAATTGGCCCAGGCTGTCGCTGCTGGCGTGACGATCGAGATGGAATCGGAGTCAGAGGCTTCGCGCATTATCGAAGCTGGAAATCGTCTCGGCATCCGACCAAGGGTCGCCTTGCGAGTAAACCCGAATTTCCAGGTCAAGGGCTCGGGGATGAAGATGGGCGGCGGACCGCAACAGTTCGGCGTTGATGCCGAAGAGGTGCCGTCGCTGCTTGAAAAACTGGCCAGCGCAGACCTGGATTTCCTCGGATTTCATGTATTCGCGGGCTCACAAAATCTCCACTCGGATATTCTTTGCGAAGCTCTCTCTCGGAATGTCGAACTGCTGCTGGATCTTTCCGGAAAGTATGGTCACTCCGTTCGCTACCTAAATCTCGGTGGCGGTTTCGGGATCCCGTACTTTGAAAAGGACCGCTCTCTCGATCTCGTTCCTGTAGGGAAAAGGCTTACCGAGCTGGTTGAAAACACAATCCGCCCTTTATTGCCTGGTGCGAAAATTGTCATTGAGCTCGGCCGGTACCTTGTCGGCGAGTCTGGCGTCTATGTCACGAGAGTGGTTGACCGCAAGGTTTCGCGAGGACGGGTCTATCTGGTCGTTGACGGAGGGCTCCATCATCAACTGGCTGCATCAGGTAATTTTGGCCAGGTAATTCGCCGCAACTATCCCATCGTCATCGGCAACAAGATGAATAGCATCGAGCGGGAGATCGTTTCGGTGGTCGGGTGCCTTTGCACCCCGCTGGATCTGCTCGGCGACAATGTCTCTTTGCCGCCCGCAGACGTGGGCGATCTCGTCGTTGTCTTCCAAGCCGGCGCATATGGCTTGACCGCAAGCCCAACCGCATTTCTGGGTCATCCCATGCCGCCGGAGGTGCTCGTTTGA
- a CDS encoding acyl carrier protein — MNSSTLESVKDVIAETLEINDRGRIANPSTPLFGNLPELDSFAVLSLAAALEARFGIKIDDDDFSAELFETVGSIASFVDLHRPKADVAVG, encoded by the coding sequence ATGAATTCTTCAACACTCGAGTCTGTGAAAGACGTCATCGCCGAAACCCTCGAAATCAATGACCGGGGCCGCATCGCCAACCCATCAACCCCACTGTTCGGAAATCTGCCGGAACTTGATTCATTTGCAGTGCTCAGCTTGGCGGCCGCTCTTGAAGCTCGGTTTGGGATCAAGATCGACGACGACGATTTCAGCGCTGAACTATTCGAAACGGTTGGGTCGATTGCATCATTCGTCGACCTGCATCGGCCAAAAGCCGACGTCGCTGTCGGCTAG
- a CDS encoding glycosyltransferase family 2 protein, translating to MTALADNVLYPFGASAAGASVAVVIVTFNSADALPALLDSLVDGLEGVDRFEVIVVDNDSKDGSAEIAQDHPLRPTVIRTGRNAGYAAAINIASRRANAGAHLLILNPDLRLYPGAVKPLIEQVATSKVGVVVPLNYKEDGSIDPTLRREPSIITAWADSILGGNLAARLGLGEIVGELGQYDRRRSVQWATGSALLVTSEVRKIVGAWDESFFLYSEEVDYQRRIREAGYDIVYEPRSKVMHAGGGSGTGPRLFALLTANRIRYYRRHHGALRTSLFKLGVAIGHAARSWRGASHRAALVGALAPLRSAAAFLESTRG from the coding sequence ATGACAGCGTTAGCAGACAATGTCCTCTACCCCTTCGGCGCAAGTGCAGCCGGGGCGAGCGTCGCCGTCGTCATCGTAACGTTCAATAGTGCGGATGCCTTGCCGGCGCTATTGGATTCCCTTGTCGACGGCCTGGAGGGAGTGGATCGGTTTGAGGTTATTGTAGTCGACAATGATTCCAAAGACGGGTCCGCAGAGATCGCTCAGGACCATCCCCTGCGCCCAACAGTTATCCGAACGGGCCGAAACGCCGGCTATGCGGCAGCGATCAATATTGCTTCCCGGAGAGCAAATGCCGGTGCCCATTTGCTTATCTTAAACCCTGACCTTCGGCTCTATCCTGGCGCAGTCAAGCCGTTAATCGAGCAGGTGGCAACGTCGAAAGTGGGAGTGGTCGTTCCGCTCAACTATAAGGAAGATGGATCCATCGATCCCACTTTGAGACGCGAGCCCTCGATCATCACCGCCTGGGCGGATTCAATTTTAGGCGGCAATTTGGCTGCTCGACTGGGGCTTGGCGAGATCGTTGGCGAGCTTGGCCAGTACGATCGCCGCCGGTCTGTCCAATGGGCCACAGGATCGGCGCTGCTTGTAACGTCTGAGGTCCGCAAAATTGTCGGCGCGTGGGACGAGTCGTTTTTTCTCTACAGTGAAGAGGTGGATTACCAGCGAAGGATCCGCGAGGCGGGATATGACATTGTTTATGAGCCGAGATCGAAGGTGATGCATGCCGGCGGGGGAAGCGGCACGGGACCCCGGCTGTTCGCACTGCTGACCGCCAACAGGATTCGTTACTACCGCCGTCACCACGGGGCACTGCGAACCTCGCTTTTCAAACTGGGGGTGGCTATTGGACACGCAGCCCGGTCGTGGCGGGGAGCGTCGCATCGTGCAGCGTTGGTCGGCGCATTGGCTCCGCTGCGGTCAGCTGCTGCATTTCTGGAAAGCACGCGGGGCTAG
- a CDS encoding polysaccharide deacetylase family protein, whose translation MRELEPGEADYWVSHDRFLTILDRIASHPARERISITFDDGNASDLLIAAPELRQRGLRAQFFVLTGRIGKEGSLTADDIRTLIALEMRIGSHGVGHRDWTRLTANELLYELESSKAQLEQICDRPVNAASMPFGWYNGAVLKQIRNAGYRAAYSSGGGSAKVEGFLKPRNSVRSETADSWLDDVLSGKIPFWRKLRNAARTKFRV comes from the coding sequence ATGCGTGAGCTTGAGCCGGGCGAAGCCGACTATTGGGTCAGCCATGATCGCTTCCTGACGATCCTCGATCGGATTGCTTCTCATCCCGCACGCGAACGAATATCGATCACGTTCGACGATGGAAACGCCTCCGATCTCCTGATTGCTGCACCCGAACTTCGCCAACGCGGTCTTCGCGCGCAATTCTTTGTCTTGACCGGCCGTATAGGGAAGGAGGGTTCTCTTACAGCGGATGACATCCGCACTCTTATTGCTTTGGAAATGCGTATAGGTAGCCACGGCGTTGGTCATCGTGACTGGACGCGACTGACGGCCAACGAGCTTCTCTATGAACTCGAATCGTCAAAAGCTCAGCTGGAACAAATATGTGATCGCCCCGTCAACGCGGCTTCGATGCCGTTTGGATGGTACAATGGCGCTGTTTTGAAGCAGATACGAAATGCGGGATACAGGGCGGCTTACTCAAGCGGGGGAGGGAGCGCTAAAGTGGAGGGCTTCCTTAAGCCTAGAAATTCGGTGCGATCAGAGACCGCTGACAGCTGGCTAGACGATGTTCTGTCAGGAAAGATCCCTTTCTGGAGAAAGCTTCGTAACGCCGCGCGGACGAAGTTTCGAGTGTAA
- a CDS encoding glycosyltransferase family 4 protein: MAKLLLVAPTCNGEDVGEAWVAFQWARRLGERHDVTLLTYHKKGATPAARQLSNVKIVEWSEPPVLGRAERLNSILKPGYIPFYYRARRWIRQALTDGMRFDIVHQPVPVAMRYPSPAANLGLPLVIGPVGGGLNTPPGFVGEDGSSPWYTRLRNLDRHRLRWDPLLRGTYGSADCVLGIARYVEEQLSAVPVRRFEVMSETGIDVMPPPIVKSGQSGPVKLLYAGRLIRTKGARDIINAMALLRDLPVELAIVGDGPDRGACEALIASLGLSERVSLLGWRPKDELPGFYRQADVFVFPSYREPGGNVALEAMSFSLPLVVVDRGGPGSATSDLCAIKLGISTPDALAVDIADAVRRLVVSPALRVRMGAASYAHATQTALWSSKLDRMDSIYADLMNNGRVRS, from the coding sequence ATGGCAAAGTTGCTGCTGGTGGCACCCACATGCAATGGTGAAGATGTTGGCGAGGCGTGGGTCGCATTTCAGTGGGCTCGGCGGCTCGGTGAGCGTCACGACGTGACGTTACTGACCTATCATAAGAAGGGTGCAACGCCTGCCGCTCGGCAACTCAGCAACGTGAAAATCGTGGAGTGGAGCGAGCCTCCGGTCCTTGGCCGGGCGGAGCGACTGAACAGCATTCTCAAGCCTGGTTACATTCCCTTTTACTACCGTGCGCGACGGTGGATACGGCAAGCACTTACGGATGGCATGAGGTTCGATATTGTGCATCAGCCCGTCCCAGTCGCGATGCGGTATCCGTCGCCAGCGGCAAATCTCGGTTTACCACTCGTTATCGGGCCAGTTGGAGGTGGCCTCAATACTCCCCCAGGGTTTGTAGGGGAGGATGGCTCTTCCCCGTGGTACACTCGATTGCGCAATCTGGATCGCCACCGTCTTCGTTGGGACCCACTCCTACGAGGAACATATGGAAGTGCCGACTGCGTTCTGGGTATAGCGCGATACGTTGAAGAACAGTTGTCCGCAGTTCCCGTAAGGCGTTTCGAAGTCATGAGCGAGACTGGTATCGACGTGATGCCTCCGCCGATCGTCAAATCCGGACAATCAGGTCCGGTGAAGCTGTTATACGCGGGGCGTCTAATCCGGACGAAGGGCGCGCGAGACATTATTAACGCCATGGCGCTGTTGCGTGATTTGCCCGTAGAGCTTGCTATTGTCGGAGATGGACCTGATCGCGGAGCATGCGAGGCGCTGATAGCGTCTCTGGGTCTTTCCGAGCGGGTCTCCCTCTTGGGGTGGCGTCCAAAGGATGAGCTTCCCGGATTCTATCGACAGGCGGACGTTTTCGTCTTTCCAAGTTACCGCGAACCGGGTGGAAACGTTGCACTCGAAGCCATGAGTTTTTCACTGCCGCTGGTCGTGGTTGATCGCGGCGGTCCCGGGAGTGCGACGTCGGATCTCTGTGCAATTAAGCTTGGCATCTCTACGCCGGACGCACTTGCGGTCGACATTGCCGATGCCGTACGCAGGCTTGTGGTAAGCCCCGCGTTGCGTGTGCGTATGGGTGCTGCATCTTACGCCCACGCGACGCAAACTGCTTTGTGGTCCTCCAAACTTGACCGCATGGACTCAATTTATGCCGACCTTATGAACAATGGCCGAGTGCGGAGTTGA
- a CDS encoding O-antigen ligase family protein produces MAWPVKVFLAGLLVPWVLPIGPLNLSVYRIILLLALLPCIVKWSQGKAGKKRVADFGLILFCLWAAISFVVVQGIDQAIEPSGILFIETIGSYLLARVCIRNADDFRNMVVFVAKLIICLLPFTVYEWVTGTNLLLLAFGSVFRTEAITWMAPRMGFSRVQGPFNHSILFGTFCGSMLALTYLATKGKVSGISRGVLTGLVGFSAFLSMSSAPLAGVVFQIALLQWNKVLGGFTARWKLLWAVAFVGYLIVELGSNQTPAQFYISHFTFDQQTGWYRLWIWEYGSASVANHPIFGIGLGDWARPQWMPGDSVDNFWLLMAMRHGVPGFLFMVLSLLSIWLSVAKKTDIDPDIDGCRTSYLICMVALVFVGSTVHFWVAAYVWFFFLVGSGVWILDCSSSQQSERHNGNVRKPRARYRVVQGESQARSACGAGTNLGLGSPPLRQKAAAPMTLISISLKYS; encoded by the coding sequence TTGGCGTGGCCGGTCAAGGTTTTCCTTGCTGGCCTGCTGGTCCCGTGGGTACTTCCAATTGGGCCGCTCAATCTTTCGGTCTATCGGATTATCCTCCTGCTCGCGCTCCTGCCATGCATCGTCAAGTGGTCGCAGGGGAAAGCGGGGAAAAAAAGAGTGGCCGATTTCGGCCTCATTCTTTTTTGTTTGTGGGCGGCAATTTCCTTTGTGGTCGTGCAGGGTATCGACCAGGCCATTGAGCCTTCGGGCATTCTTTTCATAGAAACGATCGGTTCGTACCTCCTGGCCCGGGTTTGCATTCGCAATGCTGACGACTTCCGCAATATGGTGGTGTTTGTCGCCAAACTGATCATATGCCTGCTGCCATTCACCGTTTATGAATGGGTGACGGGGACCAACTTGCTGCTTCTCGCATTTGGATCAGTATTCCGGACGGAGGCAATAACATGGATGGCGCCCCGGATGGGCTTTTCGCGCGTCCAGGGACCTTTTAACCATTCGATATTATTTGGTACGTTCTGCGGAAGCATGCTCGCGTTGACATACCTAGCGACGAAGGGAAAGGTGTCGGGTATTTCGCGCGGCGTTTTAACCGGTTTGGTGGGATTTTCCGCGTTCCTGTCGATGTCTTCTGCGCCGCTGGCCGGGGTGGTTTTCCAAATTGCCTTGCTGCAGTGGAACAAGGTTCTTGGCGGCTTTACCGCTCGCTGGAAGCTGCTTTGGGCAGTTGCATTTGTCGGTTATCTCATTGTTGAGCTTGGCTCCAATCAAACACCGGCGCAGTTCTATATTTCGCATTTCACGTTTGATCAGCAGACCGGATGGTATCGGCTTTGGATCTGGGAGTATGGGTCTGCATCGGTCGCTAATCATCCAATTTTTGGAATTGGGCTGGGTGATTGGGCGCGGCCACAATGGATGCCAGGAGACAGTGTCGACAACTTCTGGCTATTGATGGCTATGCGGCATGGCGTGCCTGGTTTCCTGTTCATGGTGCTATCCCTGCTTTCTATCTGGCTCTCTGTCGCGAAGAAAACTGATATCGATCCTGATATTGATGGTTGCAGGACGTCCTATCTCATCTGCATGGTAGCCCTTGTCTTCGTTGGCTCAACCGTGCATTTCTGGGTGGCCGCATACGTTTGGTTTTTCTTCCTAGTCGGCTCCGGTGTGTGGATTCTCGATTGCAGCAGCAGCCAGCAATCAGAACGTCACAATGGCAATGTTCGCAAGCCGCGGGCCCGCTATCGTGTTGTGCAGGGCGAATCGCAAGCTCGAAGCGCTTGTGGCGCAGGCACAAACCTAGGATTAGGCAGCCCTCCACTTAGGCAGAAAGCAGCTGCTCCGATGACGCTGATATCGATAAGTTTGAAGTATTCGTGA